From a single Clostridia bacterium genomic region:
- a CDS encoding L,D-transpeptidase: MYYCPFMRSPEYYRVSYSITVNTKTRKLHLLKDGKWFKSYPIATGKILTKTPTGTYRIINKQVNPGGPFGARWMGLNRKGYGIHGTNNPSSIGKAVSHGCIRMYNKDVIELFNLVGVGTKVKIV; this comes from the coding sequence ATGTATTACTGTCCTTTTATGAGAAGCCCTGAGTATTATCGTGTAAGCTACAGCATAACTGTAAATACCAAGACACGTAAGCTCCATTTGCTTAAGGATGGAAAGTGGTTCAAGTCATACCCTATAGCTACTGGAAAAATCCTGACTAAAACTCCAACAGGCACTTATAGAATAATCAATAAACAAGTGAACCCGGGTGGCCCCTTCGGAGCAAGATGGATGGGACTTAACAGAAAGGGCTATGGAATACATGGCACAAATAATCCTTCATCCATTGGGAAGGCTGTATCTCACGGATGCATCAGGATGTACAATAAGGACGTTATTGAACTGTTTAATTTGGTGGGCGTGGGTACGAAAGTCAAAATTGTATAG
- a CDS encoding DUF2512 family protein, with protein MKHVSAILIKFIMVAVVLSIILLYTTNLTFSNILTISAVITVAAYLIGDLGILPKTNNIIATTADAGLSLVVLLVFNWVYPWAAISFFDALLAAVGLALGEWVFHKIISPPPAVRYRR; from the coding sequence ATGAAACATGTCAGTGCAATTTTAATAAAATTTATTATGGTTGCAGTGGTGCTATCAATTATACTTCTTTACACTACCAATCTTACTTTTTCTAATATACTGACGATATCAGCGGTAATAACAGTTGCAGCCTATTTGATTGGAGACTTGGGCATACTTCCTAAAACGAATAATATTATTGCGACCACCGCTGATGCAGGTTTATCATTAGTTGTCCTTTTAGTGTTCAACTGGGTCTATCCTTGGGCGGCCATTTCATTTTTCGATGCATTGCTGGCTGCAGTGGGATTAGCCTTGGGAGAATGGGTATTTCATAAGATTATATCACCGCCCCCTGCAGTACGTTACCGCAGATAG
- a CDS encoding GNAT family N-acetyltransferase — protein sequence MREKLVPDDFIVPEKLETEKLRLRMLSTDDVVKDYEAVMTSIEHLQSLCDPYASGIWPREDMTIEEDLRDLERHQSEFLARIAFAYTVMSLDESECLGCVYIDPSHVKEYDAEVYLWVRQSELERGLEEHLFQTAQKWLDEVWHFKRVAYPGIKIGWEEWRSLRFMD from the coding sequence ATGAGAGAAAAGCTTGTACCGGATGATTTTATTGTTCCTGAGAAGCTTGAAACAGAAAAGCTGCGATTAAGAATGCTGTCTACTGATGATGTTGTGAAGGACTATGAGGCGGTAATGACGAGTATAGAACATCTGCAAAGCTTATGTGATCCGTATGCAAGCGGTATATGGCCACGAGAAGATATGACTATTGAAGAGGACTTAAGAGATCTGGAAAGACATCAAAGTGAATTCCTGGCAAGAATAGCTTTCGCATATACTGTAATGTCTTTGGATGAAAGTGAATGCCTGGGTTGTGTATATATTGACCCAAGCCATGTAAAGGAATATGATGCAGAAGTATATCTATGGGTAAGGCAGAGTGAGCTTGAAAGAGGGCTGGAAGAGCACTTGTTTCAAACAGCGCAGAAGTGGCTGGATGAAGTGTGGCATTTCAAAAGGGTTGCATATCCCGGAATAAAGATTGGGTGGGAAGAATGGAGAAGTTTAAGATTCATGGACTAA
- a CDS encoding GNAT family N-acetyltransferase, protein MIIKQFHNAKEYLGRVEAFLLKDEALNILPLGIIYSLAESKENTDSLLALIEDENRILFVMIRTTMNLVVYGEGPKLDKVINKAVAYIIENKIEIPGVIGPIKIATRFAEQWEKVTKSSIKVRMNQRLYRLDKVNEVKVCEGRFRAAASGDSGTAAEWTYDFSEEALEGISMEAATAHAENSIRNAILYLWEDGVPVSIASKARSTKNGIVLNLVYTPIALRGKGYATSCVAALSQKLLDDGYKFCSLFTDLSNPTSNDIYTKIGYNPVADFIVYDFCD, encoded by the coding sequence ATGATTATAAAACAGTTTCACAATGCAAAAGAATATTTAGGCAGAGTTGAAGCCTTCCTCTTAAAGGATGAGGCTTTGAATATTCTCCCGCTTGGAATTATATATTCACTCGCTGAGAGTAAGGAGAACACTGATAGTCTGCTTGCATTGATTGAAGATGAAAATAGGATTCTGTTTGTCATGATTAGGACAACTATGAATTTGGTGGTCTACGGTGAGGGGCCGAAGCTTGACAAGGTCATCAACAAAGCTGTTGCCTATATTATAGAGAATAAAATTGAAATTCCGGGCGTCATTGGACCAATTAAGATAGCCACCAGGTTTGCAGAGCAATGGGAGAAAGTGACCAAATCAAGTATTAAGGTTAGGATGAACCAAAGGCTATATAGATTAGATAAAGTTAATGAAGTAAAAGTATGTGAGGGAAGGTTCAGAGCCGCTGCATCAGGAGATTCGGGTACAGCAGCAGAATGGACATATGATTTTTCAGAGGAGGCTCTTGAGGGTATATCGATGGAAGCGGCGACTGCACATGCGGAGAATAGCATCAGGAATGCCATACTGTATTTATGGGAGGATGGAGTTCCGGTTTCTATAGCAAGCAAAGCAAGGTCTACAAAGAATGGCATTGTACTCAATCTGGTTTATACTCCTATTGCACTTAGGGGTAAAGGCTATGCAACAAGCTGTGTTGCAGCACTGAGTCAGAAGCTCCTGGATGATGGCTATAAGTTCTGCAGTCTTTTTACTGATTTATCAAATCCCACATCAAACGATATATATACTAAAATCGGATATAACCCTGTTGCTGATTTCATTGTCTACGATTTTTGCGACTGA
- a CDS encoding DUF6465 family protein, with protein MKINTYVQYHGKQILTADLEKKVKEVWRQKGHIVKEIESIALYFKVEENACYYVVNGTLSGMVPIEG; from the coding sequence ATGAAGATTAACACTTATGTGCAGTATCATGGAAAGCAAATTCTTACAGCTGACTTGGAGAAGAAGGTAAAGGAAGTTTGGAGGCAAAAAGGTCATATTGTTAAAGAAATCGAAAGCATAGCTCTTTACTTCAAGGTTGAAGAAAATGCATGCTACTATGTAGTAAATGGCACTCTTTCGGGTATGGTGCCGATAGAAGGGTAG
- a CDS encoding YbaK/EbsC family protein — MSLESVRKFFIENGYMDLHILEHDGSTATVELAAKAHGVEPALIAKTMAFGLKDREILIVTKGDARIDNRKYKDCFHEKATMLNHEEVLEITGHPVGGVCPFGLKNSLDVYLDISMKEFENVYPAAGSVNSAVKISPERLQEVTGGTWVDVCK; from the coding sequence ATGAGTTTGGAAAGTGTAAGAAAGTTTTTTATCGAAAATGGATATATGGATCTTCATATACTTGAGCATGATGGAAGCACTGCTACTGTTGAGCTCGCTGCAAAGGCCCATGGTGTGGAGCCTGCGCTTATCGCAAAAACCATGGCATTTGGATTAAAGGATAGAGAAATATTGATTGTTACAAAGGGTGACGCCAGAATTGACAACCGCAAGTACAAGGATTGCTTCCATGAAAAGGCGACAATGCTGAACCATGAAGAGGTGCTGGAGATAACTGGGCACCCCGTGGGGGGAGTATGCCCCTTCGGCCTCAAGAATAGCTTGGATGTTTACTTGGATATTTCAATGAAAGAGTTCGAAAATGTTTATCCAGCTGCAGGCTCGGTGAATTCTGCCGTAAAAATATCTCCTGAACGCTTGCAGGAAGTGACTGGCGGAACTTGGGTAGATGTTTGCAAATAA
- a CDS encoding zinc-dependent alcohol dehydrogenase family protein, which translates to MKAMVIDRFGSPEVFREEELDVPKLKAGYVLVKVHASSVNPIETKIRAGLVPAITPPFPAVLNGDFSGVIVGVGEEVAGFRVGDEVFGCAGGAANESGALAEYMLADSKLIGHKPQNTDHRMAAFYPLVSLTAYELLEKAQIKQGDKVLIHGIAGGVGHIALQLAKIRGAKVYGTVSGNSKGKSALDLGADAVINYREKSVEEYVKQYTGSKGFDVVIDTVGGENLLNSFKAVRLNGTVCTTNSRVSLDLGMMHRKAISLRCVFILIALVDGVDRERHGEILKEVKELIESGKLKILKAEKEFLFTKAGEAHSYLESGKAEGKIALLSPYI; encoded by the coding sequence ATGAAGGCAATGGTCATTGACCGATTTGGTTCACCAGAGGTTTTTCGTGAGGAGGAGCTTGATGTACCTAAGCTGAAGGCTGGTTATGTGCTTGTGAAGGTGCATGCAAGCAGTGTAAATCCGATAGAGACAAAGATTCGCGCAGGTCTTGTTCCTGCTATAACGCCACCTTTTCCGGCAGTACTTAACGGAGATTTCTCAGGAGTTATTGTCGGGGTAGGGGAAGAAGTTGCAGGCTTTAGAGTTGGAGATGAGGTTTTTGGCTGCGCGGGGGGAGCCGCTAATGAAAGTGGTGCCTTAGCTGAGTATATGCTGGCAGACTCTAAGCTCATAGGGCATAAACCGCAAAATACCGATCATAGGATGGCTGCATTTTATCCCCTGGTAAGTTTAACTGCTTATGAACTGCTGGAGAAGGCACAGATAAAGCAAGGGGATAAAGTGCTAATACATGGAATAGCAGGAGGGGTGGGGCATATTGCTCTCCAGCTGGCTAAAATAAGGGGCGCGAAGGTGTACGGTACCGTATCGGGAAACTCCAAAGGCAAGAGCGCACTTGATCTTGGAGCAGATGCAGTTATCAACTACAGGGAAAAAAGTGTGGAGGAATACGTTAAGCAGTATACTGGCAGTAAAGGCTTTGATGTGGTGATTGATACTGTGGGAGGGGAAAACCTTTTAAACAGCTTCAAGGCAGTTAGGCTGAACGGGACAGTATGCACTACCAATTCCAGAGTGAGCTTGGACCTGGGGATGATGCACAGGAAGGCAATCAGCCTGAGATGTGTTTTCATACTGATAGCATTGGTGGATGGGGTAGATAGGGAAAGACATGGGGAAATATTGAAGGAAGTCAAAGAACTTATTGAGAGCGGCAAGCTAAAGATATTGAAAGCAGAGAAGGAGTTCTTGTTTACAAAAGCGGGAGAAGCCCATAGCTACCTGGAATCAGGAAAAGCCGAAGGTAAAATAGCACTTCTCAGTCCATATATATAA
- the hflK gene encoding FtsH protease activity modulator HflK: protein MSDKLGGILGGLANAVKGGAAGPGAGKIIKKVAIIVILGWVALNLLFGTVYKMDIGWNGVITRFGKVVKIETKDGLHVKLPFIDNLQKVNVQQIRKLEYGYRTLREGDNGRDPEYQDVMDEAMVIVDAKGNNSSVVLTNIVVRYRIIDPYKYLYRVDDLEGTMMLALEDCVRNAAQIFTLNEALTNKSIIDDEIFPEFQKVLNQYDAGIQVVEVKTQNTELLPEVDQAYQQVEEANQFKNSKIQEAMKMKNMLVPQAEAEAKKLTEGAKGDAAITVANAKASVAQYNSLYEEYKKNPDVVREKYYVEAMREFIKNNKVVVDLTDKGQMYKFYNMDQGAVKQQVAQ from the coding sequence ATGTCAGATAAATTAGGGGGTATCCTGGGAGGACTTGCTAATGCCGTAAAAGGCGGAGCCGCAGGGCCAGGAGCAGGCAAAATCATAAAGAAGGTCGCCATTATTGTGATTCTCGGTTGGGTGGCGTTAAACTTATTGTTTGGTACAGTGTATAAGATGGATATTGGCTGGAATGGCGTGATAACCAGGTTTGGCAAGGTAGTGAAAATCGAGACAAAAGACGGACTACATGTAAAGCTGCCTTTTATAGACAATCTGCAGAAGGTTAATGTGCAGCAGATAAGGAAGCTTGAGTATGGATACCGGACACTGCGGGAAGGCGACAACGGGAGAGATCCTGAATACCAGGATGTTATGGATGAAGCAATGGTCATAGTCGACGCCAAAGGCAACAACAGCTCGGTGGTACTGACTAATATTGTGGTTAGGTATCGTATAATAGATCCTTATAAATATTTATATAGGGTTGATGATCTGGAAGGCACAATGATGCTTGCTTTGGAAGATTGCGTGAGAAATGCGGCTCAAATATTCACTCTGAATGAAGCCTTGACCAATAAAAGCATAATAGATGATGAGATATTCCCGGAATTTCAGAAGGTGTTGAACCAATATGATGCCGGAATACAGGTTGTGGAGGTAAAAACTCAGAATACTGAGCTGCTGCCGGAGGTTGATCAAGCATATCAGCAGGTTGAAGAAGCCAACCAGTTCAAGAACAGCAAGATACAGGAAGCAATGAAAATGAAAAATATGTTGGTGCCTCAAGCCGAAGCAGAGGCTAAGAAGCTTACTGAGGGTGCCAAGGGAGATGCTGCTATAACTGTAGCTAATGCTAAGGCGAGTGTAGCCCAGTACAATTCTTTATATGAAGAGTACAAGAAGAACCCGGATGTTGTAAGAGAAAAGTACTACGTGGAAGCTATGAGGGAGTTTATAAAGAATAACAAGGTTGTAGTGGATCTTACAGATAAAGGGCAGATGTATAAATTCTACAACATGGATCAAGGTGCGGTAAAACAGCAGGTTGCACAGTAA
- a CDS encoding SPFH domain-containing protein, giving the protein MIKKIIIWGAAALFIFGLLTVPYTVAEDEVALVKRWGKVQKVIVNTQDMENVREALKDKGYNVEVTDRKGLNFRLPIADDVTEYTTKYLTYISVRDTVNTSDRKKIDINMYSQYRIVNPVLVNMRSYGKGDLNKLMDDRVYPVVIQTANTLRFDEFFDKGKTESVLKTRTEALSKELLFDYGVEVADIAIHRRNFPTANIQSIQNKMIEEIRKDSEKLKAEGQSQYDKDVSEAERQKKEVIAKAIEDSANIKATADTQAIKIYEESLSKDLEFYRFIQRTNTYKEMKDTTVFVDKDNDFMDYLNGYKR; this is encoded by the coding sequence ATGATTAAGAAGATAATTATATGGGGTGCTGCAGCTTTGTTCATATTCGGACTGCTGACAGTGCCGTACACTGTGGCCGAGGATGAAGTAGCTCTTGTTAAAAGGTGGGGCAAGGTTCAGAAGGTAATAGTGAATACTCAGGACATGGAAAATGTAAGGGAAGCTTTGAAGGATAAGGGTTATAATGTAGAAGTCACTGACCGGAAGGGCTTGAACTTCAGACTTCCTATAGCTGACGATGTAACAGAGTATACAACTAAATATCTTACTTATATATCTGTAAGAGATACTGTTAATACTTCTGACCGAAAAAAGATAGATATAAATATGTATTCCCAGTATAGGATTGTAAACCCGGTGCTGGTAAATATGAGAAGCTATGGCAAAGGTGACCTCAACAAGCTTATGGATGACAGGGTATATCCTGTTGTAATTCAAACAGCCAATACCCTGAGGTTTGATGAGTTTTTCGATAAGGGTAAGACTGAGTCAGTGTTGAAGACAAGAACAGAAGCGCTGAGCAAAGAGCTCCTATTTGATTATGGCGTTGAGGTTGCTGATATTGCGATACACAGAAGAAACTTCCCGACAGCCAATATCCAGTCAATACAAAATAAAATGATTGAAGAGATAAGAAAGGATAGTGAAAAGCTTAAGGCAGAAGGCCAGTCCCAATATGACAAGGACGTATCTGAAGCAGAAAGGCAGAAGAAAGAAGTAATTGCTAAAGCCATAGAAGATTCGGCAAATATCAAAGCTACTGCTGATACGCAAGCGATTAAAATATATGAGGAATCTCTAAGTAAGGATTTAGAGTTCTATAGATTCATACAGAGGACGAACACCTATAAGGAAATGAAGGATACAACGGTATTCGTGGATAAGGACAATGACTTCATGGATTATCTGAATGGATATAAAAGATAG
- a CDS encoding DEAD/DEAH box helicase yields METVKFEDLNLSSEILKAVENKGFEEASPIQAQAIPYALEGRDVIGQAQTGTGKTAAFGIPMLERLSHEEKAIQALVLCPTRELAIQVAEEIRELAKFKRGVEILPIYGGQPIDRQMKALKRRPQIIVGTPGRVMDHMERGTLKIDHVKMVVLDEADEMLDMGFIDDIVTILKSVPDERQTLLFSATMPRQILDLTKKFQKNPKHIMVVHKELTAPKVEQVYFEVKEKTKPEVLSRLIDMYNPKLSLVFCNTKRKVDELVADLQGRGYFADALHGDLKQVQRDRVMAKFRSGAVDILVATDVAARGIDVDDIEAVFNYDLPQDEEYYVHRIGRTARAGREGRAFTFVIGREIYKLRDIQRYAKVKITLKKAPSSEDVEEVRSNMFMEKIKEVMEEGDLSPYIASIERLAEEDYASIDIAAALLKMAIGGKAREAQPEEKDFENTGGEPGMVRLFINIGRNQNIKPGDIVGGIAGETGIPGKLIGSIDIYDKYTFVEVPREYANDVIKTMKDNQIKGKRINIEPANAKH; encoded by the coding sequence ATGGAAACAGTGAAATTTGAAGATTTAAATTTATCAAGTGAAATTCTTAAAGCAGTAGAGAATAAAGGTTTTGAAGAGGCATCTCCGATACAAGCGCAAGCAATTCCCTACGCACTGGAAGGAAGGGACGTAATTGGCCAAGCTCAGACCGGAACTGGAAAAACAGCAGCTTTCGGCATACCGATGCTTGAAAGGCTAAGTCATGAAGAAAAAGCAATTCAAGCACTGGTGTTATGTCCGACAAGAGAGCTTGCCATACAGGTCGCTGAGGAAATCAGGGAGCTTGCCAAGTTCAAAAGGGGAGTAGAGATTCTCCCTATATATGGTGGTCAGCCTATCGACAGGCAGATGAAAGCTTTGAAGAGAAGGCCGCAAATTATTGTAGGAACACCTGGCAGAGTTATGGACCATATGGAAAGAGGTACTCTGAAAATTGACCATGTCAAAATGGTAGTTCTGGACGAAGCGGATGAAATGCTGGATATGGGCTTCATAGATGACATAGTCACTATACTAAAGTCTGTTCCAGACGAACGACAGACCTTGTTGTTCTCTGCAACTATGCCAAGGCAGATTTTGGACCTCACAAAGAAGTTTCAGAAGAACCCAAAGCATATAATGGTAGTTCATAAGGAACTGACTGCACCTAAGGTTGAGCAGGTATACTTTGAAGTAAAAGAAAAGACTAAACCGGAAGTATTATCAAGACTTATTGATATGTACAATCCGAAGCTGTCACTGGTTTTTTGCAACACAAAGAGAAAAGTTGATGAACTGGTAGCGGATCTGCAGGGCAGAGGATATTTCGCTGATGCACTTCACGGAGATTTGAAGCAGGTGCAGAGAGATAGGGTAATGGCTAAATTCAGGAGCGGAGCGGTAGATATTCTTGTTGCTACTGATGTAGCTGCCAGAGGTATTGACGTAGACGACATAGAGGCTGTATTCAATTATGATTTACCACAGGATGAAGAATACTATGTTCACAGGATAGGCCGAACAGCCAGAGCCGGAAGAGAAGGCAGAGCATTTACCTTTGTTATTGGCAGAGAAATTTATAAGCTGAGAGATATTCAGAGGTATGCCAAAGTTAAGATCACACTTAAGAAAGCACCGTCTTCTGAGGATGTAGAAGAAGTCAGAAGCAATATGTTCATGGAAAAGATAAAGGAAGTCATGGAAGAGGGAGACCTCAGCCCATATATTGCTTCAATAGAACGTTTGGCTGAAGAAGATTATGCCTCAATTGACATTGCTGCCGCACTTTTGAAAATGGCTATTGGCGGCAAGGCTAGAGAAGCACAGCCTGAAGAGAAGGACTTCGAAAATACTGGGGGAGAACCTGGAATGGTAAGACTCTTCATAAATATCGGCAGAAACCAGAACATAAAACCTGGGGATATTGTTGGAGGCATTGCTGGAGAAACAGGTATTCCGGGCAAGCTCATCGGCAGTATAGATATCTATGACAAATATACTTTTGTTGAAGTGCCGAGAGAATACGCCAATGATGTAATAAAGACTATGAAAGACAATCAGATAAAAGGCAAGAGAATTAACATAGAGCCAGCCAACGCAAAGCACTAG
- a CDS encoding YcdB/YcdC domain-containing protein, with product MWKKVVATVIVLLLALGGVFNAAADSTSVSSSISIIAPSNSASATAVAGNQVEEKNVKVTKEEAKQISLEMLRKHFGLEIDEKKYQEMVQLTPGYEIGKGYTWQLNWNMSNSDMFTHISTVIDASTGKFLGFNRSQSYRNQEQVIVADITKDQARKLTEEFLKKINPEEFKQVKLEDYGSEILYSSRVRPNYNFNFTREVNGLSYPYNYIMLGINGADGSIVNYSINWQYDLKLPALEGLVDKEKALRIFKDKFSMDLSYISARSRFTSYMAPTETKLVYTPSPDSGVVIDAKTGEALGYNDQKLDTLKKRDISQEQKNKMAEGKSKLSVGSGELTSEKAEAYINSLVKEFFGSGYKAENLGYSENEMAMNEGSRKTWTAEVMEDKPEAYQGKGTISIDSTSGEILNIGRYIFEDWYGKEYERKITWEQAYDKAAELLGKYYPHRLGDIRTEQIYQENLYQVNGKLMPDRMIYFNFPRLVNGIMYANNSINISIDTQTGEVNDLYHNWSKTLSFPKAEGIIDKEKAEEQFFKEFDVKLAYSRYNEKVNQNDYLPNHRIVYTLEHKQKKNSSRNIDAFSGKLLDYEGNELGAVQNNFYETIKGNPAEKELSILAFQNIIDTRSFKPDSEITYMELLRMLVNVKGYRPYSTRDQLELQFKNVDKKSENYPYLMEAVRYRIIENKPVELKLDAKVTREQMAEWIVKLLKYEKLAKAKGIFVLDYKDADEINGDLKGHVAIAKGLGIIDGTSEMFGPKENLKMQEAALIIYRALDSMREIK from the coding sequence ATGTGGAAAAAAGTTGTTGCTACAGTAATTGTGCTTTTGCTTGCATTGGGAGGGGTATTTAATGCTGCTGCCGATAGCACAAGTGTATCTTCAAGCATTAGCATTATAGCACCAAGCAATTCAGCAAGTGCAACTGCAGTAGCAGGAAATCAGGTTGAAGAAAAGAATGTCAAGGTAACAAAGGAGGAAGCAAAGCAGATTTCTTTGGAAATGCTGAGGAAGCATTTTGGGCTTGAAATTGACGAGAAAAAATACCAGGAGATGGTGCAGCTGACTCCGGGCTATGAAATTGGGAAAGGTTATACCTGGCAGCTTAACTGGAATATGAGCAATAGTGACATGTTTACACATATAAGCACAGTTATTGATGCTTCTACGGGTAAGTTTTTGGGGTTCAACAGAAGTCAAAGCTACAGGAATCAAGAACAGGTGATAGTTGCTGACATTACAAAGGATCAAGCCCGTAAGCTGACAGAAGAGTTCCTTAAGAAAATCAACCCGGAAGAATTTAAACAAGTAAAGCTTGAAGATTACGGAAGTGAAATTTTATACTCCAGCAGGGTAAGACCAAATTACAATTTTAACTTTACCAGAGAAGTCAATGGCTTAAGCTATCCGTACAATTACATTATGCTTGGAATAAATGGCGCTGACGGGAGTATAGTAAACTACAGCATAAACTGGCAGTATGATTTAAAATTGCCGGCATTAGAAGGTTTGGTGGATAAGGAAAAAGCTCTGAGAATTTTCAAAGACAAGTTCAGTATGGACTTGAGCTATATATCTGCAAGGAGCAGGTTTACAAGTTATATGGCACCTACAGAGACAAAACTCGTATATACGCCAAGCCCTGACAGCGGTGTAGTCATAGATGCAAAGACAGGGGAGGCATTGGGCTACAATGATCAGAAGCTTGATACTCTCAAAAAAAGAGATATATCACAAGAGCAGAAAAATAAAATGGCAGAGGGTAAATCCAAGCTGTCCGTAGGATCTGGCGAGTTGACCAGCGAAAAGGCAGAAGCCTACATTAACAGTCTGGTAAAGGAATTTTTCGGTTCGGGTTATAAAGCCGAAAATCTGGGCTATTCAGAAAATGAGATGGCAATGAATGAGGGAAGCAGGAAAACGTGGACTGCAGAAGTCATGGAGGATAAGCCGGAAGCATATCAGGGCAAGGGCACTATTTCAATAGACAGTACATCGGGAGAAATACTGAATATAGGAAGATATATTTTCGAGGATTGGTATGGAAAGGAATACGAGAGGAAGATCACTTGGGAGCAGGCTTATGATAAAGCAGCAGAGTTACTGGGGAAATATTATCCTCATAGGCTTGGAGATATAAGAACTGAGCAGATTTATCAGGAAAACCTGTATCAGGTTAATGGAAAGCTGATGCCTGACAGGATGATATATTTCAATTTCCCCAGACTTGTGAATGGAATCATGTATGCCAACAATTCAATAAATATATCTATTGATACACAGACAGGAGAAGTAAACGATTTGTACCATAACTGGAGTAAAACCCTCAGCTTTCCTAAGGCTGAAGGTATAATCGACAAAGAAAAAGCAGAAGAGCAGTTTTTCAAGGAATTTGATGTCAAGCTTGCTTATTCCAGATATAATGAGAAGGTCAATCAGAATGATTACTTGCCGAATCATAGAATTGTATATACCCTTGAGCATAAGCAGAAGAAAAACAGCAGCAGGAACATTGATGCTTTTTCAGGAAAGCTCCTGGACTATGAAGGCAATGAGTTGGGTGCAGTACAAAATAATTTTTACGAAACAATCAAGGGCAACCCTGCAGAAAAGGAGCTAAGCATACTGGCTTTCCAAAATATTATCGATACCAGGAGCTTCAAGCCGGATAGCGAGATAACGTACATGGAGCTCTTGAGGATGCTTGTCAATGTAAAGGGTTACCGACCTTATTCAACAAGAGACCAGCTTGAACTGCAGTTTAAGAATGTTGACAAGAAAAGTGAGAACTATCCATACTTGATGGAGGCCGTAAGGTATAGAATCATTGAAAACAAACCGGTGGAATTGAAGCTGGATGCAAAGGTTACAAGAGAGCAAATGGCTGAATGGATAGTGAAGCTGCTGAAATATGAAAAGCTGGCAAAGGCAAAGGGCATATTTGTGCTCGATTATAAGGATGCTGATGAGATAAACGGCGATTTGAAGGGTCATGTTGCAATAGCCAAGGGGTTGGGAATAATCGATGGGACTTCGGAAATGTTCGGACCCAAGGAAAACTTGAAAATGCAGGAAGCAGCTTTGATTATTTACAGGGCATTGGACAGTATGAGAGAAATAAAATAG
- a CDS encoding 4Fe-4S binding protein translates to MPKVLKADGMNKCIGCFTCMLACSGVNRQNHSISKSAIKVRTSGGLKGKFIADVCIACNDERACAEACPSGALEAREGGGVLLKAEKCIGCKRCVEACIVSAVFFDDTIGKPIICKHCGVCTRFCPHECLRMEEQDNDI, encoded by the coding sequence ATGCCGAAGGTATTAAAAGCTGATGGAATGAACAAATGCATAGGGTGCTTCACCTGTATGCTTGCATGTTCGGGTGTGAACAGGCAGAACCATTCGATTTCCAAAAGCGCAATAAAAGTGAGAACCAGCGGAGGTTTGAAAGGCAAGTTCATTGCGGATGTATGCATAGCCTGCAATGATGAGAGAGCATGTGCGGAGGCCTGCCCCTCAGGCGCTCTGGAAGCAAGGGAGGGAGGAGGAGTCCTCCTTAAAGCAGAAAAGTGCATAGGCTGTAAAAGATGTGTGGAGGCCTGCATAGTAAGTGCGGTATTTTTCGATGACACCATAGGCAAGCCTATAATCTGCAAACACTGCGGAGTCTGCACAAGGTTCTGTCCCCATGAATGCCTGAGAATGGAGGAGCAAGACAATGATATATGA